From the Acidobacteriota bacterium genome, the window TGGGGGATTGGTCGGTTGTGCGGAGGGCGAGTCGGGCGGCGTTTCCATCAACAGCGCATTTGGCCTTACGCCTTCCGCGCCGATCTCCGTTTGCTGTCCAAGCGCGGAGTCCGTGTCAGGGAAAAGCGCATTCAAGCGCGCGAGTTGGCCTTCGCGCCAGACATCCACCGGCGGCGCTTCGGCGGTGGGTAGCTCTGCCACTGTTGCCGCTGCTGCTGTTTGCGGGGCAACCGTTGCGCTTTCCGCCCGGAAGCTCTCAAGACTGAGCGGGTCTGCTGTTGCCGCAGTCGTCGCCCTCGTCACTGGCTCATCTGTCATCCGCATGGCCGTTTCTACTTCCGGCGACGTCTCTTCCGGCATCCAGAATCCCGCTTGCGCGCGCAAGGTGGCCTCGTATTGTGCGGCGGCTTCAGCTTGACTGAGCAATCGTTCGGCCTGGCTCTCCAAGGCAGCCAATTGCGTTGCCGCTGTTTGCCCGGCAGCAACAGCCTCACGTCCCACCGGCACAATGCCTTGACTCAAGAATTGCGCATCGCGTTCCTGCGCCAGCCGTCCCTGTTCGACGGCAGCGAGTAACGGTTGGGCTTGCGTGTGAAGCTCTGCCAACGCCTGCTGATGCTCATCAACCGTCAGGCCGAAGGCTTGGCGCACCTGTGCGTCAAGCTCCGGCGCGCTTGATTCCGTTGCAACACGTCCGGACGCACCGGCATGCTGCCGACCGGGATAAAAAGCGGCATCCATCAGACCGCTCGTCACGATGTTTTGCAGCGCGTCCTGTCCGTCCATTCCACGCGCCAACGCTTCCGCGCCACCCACGCCTGCACCCGCCGCGCCGGTGATGGCCCGGCCTGTCAGTTGGCGGCCCAGCGCGGAACCCGGCGCAACTTTTGCAGCCGTGCCCAGCGCCAGCCGTTCGGCCATTCCGCCCGCCTTTGCGCCTACGCCCGCCCACAACGCATCGAGCAGCATTTCGTCGCCCGGCGTCTCGCGCGCCACGTCCTGACCCACGGTCGAAGTGATGGCGGCCGCGACGGGCGGCACTCCCATTGCCGTCAGCGCCACCATCGGCAACACCTGGCCCGCCGCGTTGCCACCCAGCCGCGCCGCCTGTTGCAGCCACGACGCATCCGGCGGCAAGGCACTGACCGCCGCTTCGTCCTCTTGCAGTCCGGCTTTCCATTCGTCGAACGTTTTGCCCACGGAGCCATAGGCTTCGTCCACGCTGGCCTGACCTTCCGGCGTCAACCGCGACTTCAGCATCGTGCGCGGCAGATCGGCCAAGCCCAGCGCCGTTTGACCAACGCCCGTTTTCACGCCCTCGCCCAACCGGCGCAGCGCACCCCATTGCCCGCCGCGTTCCTGCGCTTTCTTTTGTTTGGCCTCTTGCGCCTGCCGGTTCTGCGCCGCGACTTTATCCCAGTGCTTGGGGGCTTGTTCTTCCGGGTCGGGCAAGGCCATCCCATGCACCAGGAAGTCGCGCGCTTGCTGTGGCGCCGCTTGCCAGTCTTTCAACGTCAGCCGCGGCGTCCGCGCGTTCACAGTTTGTTTGGTTGGTGGCGTGGATGGTTGAGAAACGGGCGTGTCTGGCGTTTGGCCAAAGAGCGGCGTTGACTGTTGGTAATCAAACAGCCGCTCCAACCCTGCCACCACTGGCTGGTTTTGGCGCACTGGCCCACGGCGTGATTCACGGCGCAAGAGTGGTGCAGCTTGAGCGGGCTTCGTCAACTGGTTGGCCCCTTCTGCGCGGAAGGCGTCGAACGAAAGCGGATCATCATCCCCCTGGCCGATGTGGGAGAGCACGCGCTGCGCATGGTCGCCGGTGTAGATGTCTGCGGCTTTGTCGTAAAACTCCGCTGAGCGGGGCAGGCGCTCCTTGCTTTTGAAGTACGGCAGCACCTTGCCTTCGCCCGCGTGATAGGCCGCCGCCGTGTAATAACTGTCGCCGCCGAACAGTTCATCCAGATGCTTGGTATAGCGCACGCCCGCGCGCACCTTGCCTTCGAGCGTTTCCCATTCGGCAGGGGAGACGTAGCGCAGGCCTGTCTCTGGAACCACCTGCAACGGCCCGTGGGCATTGGCTCCGGATGTCTGCGTGCCCAGCTTGCCGCCTTCTTGCTGGCTCATGCCGCGCAAGGTGCGTCTGGCACTGGGTGACAGGCCTTCTTCGTCGGCGATCCTGTCAATCAGCGGTTGCGCGGGTGTCTTCTGCATCTCCCGCCGGAAAGAATTCAAATCGTATTGGTCTTGCGGCATCGCCCCTCCTGTTACCTTGGCTGATAG encodes:
- a CDS encoding lytic transglycosylase domain-containing protein, which produces MPQDQYDLNSFRREMQKTPAQPLIDRIADEEGLSPSARRTLRGMSQQEGGKLGTQTSGANAHGPLQVVPETGLRYVSPAEWETLEGKVRAGVRYTKHLDELFGGDSYYTAAAYHAGEGKVLPYFKSKERLPRSAEFYDKAADIYTGDHAQRVLSHIGQGDDDPLSFDAFRAEGANQLTKPAQAAPLLRRESRRGPVRQNQPVVAGLERLFDYQQSTPLFGQTPDTPVSQPSTPPTKQTVNARTPRLTLKDWQAAPQQARDFLVHGMALPDPEEQAPKHWDKVAAQNRQAQEAKQKKAQERGGQWGALRRLGEGVKTGVGQTALGLADLPRTMLKSRLTPEGQASVDEAYGSVGKTFDEWKAGLQEDEAAVSALPPDASWLQQAARLGGNAAGQVLPMVALTAMGVPPVAAAITSTVGQDVARETPGDEMLLDALWAGVGAKAGGMAERLALGTAAKVAPGSALGRQLTGRAITGAAGAGVGGAEALARGMDGQDALQNIVTSGLMDAAFYPGRQHAGASGRVATESSAPELDAQVRQAFGLTVDEHQQALAELHTQAQPLLAAVEQGRLAQERDAQFLSQGIVPVGREAVAAGQTAATQLAALESQAERLLSQAEAAAQYEATLRAQAGFWMPEETSPEVETAMRMTDEPVTRATTAATADPLSLESFRAESATVAPQTAAAATVAELPTAEAPPVDVWREGQLARLNALFPDTDSALGQQTEIGAEGVRPNALLMETPPDSPSAQPTNPPALHRRSGEAGFVSGQVITDIGQGIANAASAATQPGARGRFFDTVGSAQTAAQLATPKFVGRNIVQHFVFTGQEKLVQGVASALDAGFSKLTGTARTNIAPDVPFFRHYVDGMKQAVAAHQQGQPLPGKPNLPPGTRSNKLGKAFDNLLFWINEVPDAGNWTGHYQRAFDALVKTAQRSGQPLNGKARAALLDRAMAEANYATLRDPNFVSETASRIRSALNSLSKPVTGTENFGLGDFVLKYSQTPGALTKRALEYSPLGLFEAARHAVHAVHGADPYARRQALLSLSRATVGTAQTLGAGAALNALGILAAPSDEKDYTLKAEEGRAGLRGFSVNLSALVRLPETLNALSRGVQPDLRPVKGDKLVPIDWVQPWAMGASVGASLMELQRKGELTGMKGAQAGAAAAGNSLTNVLEVMGDQSVFKNVAHYLEQARGRNFVEATGNIARSIAVDAPASFVPGLLRQTRGFTDDYTRDTRPETRRGLSGVVEEARNKVLTQLPGVSSRFPARVSLLTGEPVKTAIGQQGAPGKLAATVLPGQVNTYDPSAIQTEISRLNRALPVGEGVSLRLPRLSGKAVGVQDWNEPTSLLREREAAFGHTFAAAAGELVNSLEYETASDAEKALALKKLIKELRTATYRAEPRGLAGLKLQYQFPELREEP